In Streptantibioticus cattleyicolor NRRL 8057 = DSM 46488, a genomic segment contains:
- a CDS encoding GMC family oxidoreductase, producing the protein MKQGRTRGTGWLRPAVDTLRETARSQADVRERNASAWLLPDDDRRFDRRLLESMRRFDPDDEVDIVVIGCGAGGATVTQRLAHAGWRVVCLEAGPFWDIEHDWVSDEAGSHHLYWNEPRVISGANPVPLGANNSGRGVGGSMVHFAGFAPRFHPSDFRTRSQDGVGADWPIAYEDLAPYYVRLERELPVAGQYWPWGDPHPYPYAPHPVSGNGEIMLRGCAELGIEARVGPVAITNGRFGNRPHCIYRGFCLQGCKVNAKASPLITHVPDALAHGAEIRAHSMVTAIETDAQGRYATGVRYIDHGREYVQRARMVAVAGYSIETPRLLLNSANSRFPDGLCNDHDQVGRYVMVQGAPQTAGRFEETVRMYKAPPPETSTEAFYETDPAKPYRRGFSVQTISPLPITWAEHVAAQGHWGDDLRRYMADYTHWATLGALCEFLPQADNRVTLADQTDRHGLPVAEFSHSHCDNDDQLMAAATRVMEDILRAAGASEVMTIERYAHLVGGCRMSARPEDGVVDPWLRTHAVPNLYITDGSVLPTQGSANPALTIMALADRAAQRLIEGARRGVRA; encoded by the coding sequence GTGAAGCAGGGACGGACCCGCGGGACCGGGTGGCTGCGCCCGGCCGTCGACACGCTGCGCGAGACCGCCCGGTCGCAGGCGGACGTCCGGGAGCGCAACGCCTCGGCGTGGCTGCTGCCCGACGACGACCGGCGGTTCGACCGGCGGCTGCTGGAGTCGATGCGGCGGTTCGACCCGGACGACGAGGTCGACATCGTGGTGATCGGCTGCGGGGCGGGCGGCGCCACCGTCACCCAGCGGCTGGCGCACGCCGGGTGGCGGGTGGTCTGTCTGGAGGCCGGGCCGTTCTGGGACATCGAGCACGACTGGGTCAGCGACGAGGCCGGCTCGCACCATCTGTACTGGAACGAGCCTCGGGTGATCAGCGGCGCCAACCCGGTACCGCTGGGGGCCAACAACTCCGGCCGCGGCGTGGGCGGTTCGATGGTGCACTTCGCCGGGTTCGCGCCGCGTTTCCACCCCTCCGACTTCCGCACCCGCAGCCAGGACGGGGTGGGCGCCGACTGGCCCATCGCCTACGAGGACCTGGCGCCGTACTACGTGCGGCTGGAGCGCGAGCTGCCGGTGGCCGGGCAGTACTGGCCGTGGGGCGACCCGCACCCGTACCCGTACGCGCCGCACCCGGTGAGCGGCAACGGGGAGATCATGCTGCGCGGTTGCGCGGAGCTGGGCATCGAGGCCCGGGTGGGTCCGGTGGCCATCACCAACGGGCGGTTCGGCAACCGGCCGCACTGCATCTACCGCGGCTTCTGCCTCCAGGGCTGCAAGGTCAACGCCAAGGCGTCGCCGCTGATCACCCACGTCCCCGACGCGCTGGCGCACGGCGCCGAGATCCGGGCGCACTCCATGGTGACCGCGATCGAGACCGACGCGCAGGGCCGCTACGCCACCGGGGTGCGCTACATCGACCACGGCCGGGAGTACGTCCAGCGGGCCCGGATGGTCGCGGTGGCCGGATACTCCATCGAGACCCCGCGGCTGCTGCTGAACTCGGCCAACTCCCGCTTCCCCGACGGTCTTTGCAACGACCACGACCAGGTGGGCCGGTACGTGATGGTGCAGGGGGCGCCGCAGACCGCCGGGCGGTTCGAGGAGACGGTGCGCATGTACAAGGCGCCGCCGCCGGAGACCTCCACCGAGGCGTTCTACGAGACCGATCCGGCCAAGCCGTACCGGCGCGGCTTCTCCGTGCAGACCATCTCGCCGCTGCCGATCACCTGGGCCGAGCACGTCGCCGCGCAGGGCCACTGGGGCGACGACCTGCGCCGCTACATGGCCGACTACACGCACTGGGCCACCCTCGGCGCGCTCTGCGAGTTCCTGCCGCAGGCGGACAACCGGGTCACGCTCGCCGACCAGACCGACCGCCACGGGCTGCCGGTCGCCGAGTTCTCGCACAGCCACTGCGACAACGACGACCAGTTGATGGCCGCCGCCACCCGGGTGATGGAGGACATCCTGCGGGCCGCCGGGGCGTCGGAGGTGATGACCATCGAGCGCTACGCCCATCTGGTCGGCGGCTGCCGGATGTCGGCCCGCCCCGAGGACGGGGTGGTCGACCCCTGGCTGCGCACCCACGCCGTGCCCAACCTGTACATCACCGACGGCAGCGTGCTGCCGACCCAGGGCAGCGCCAACCCGGCGCTGACCATCATGGCGCTCGCCGACCGCGCCGCGCAGCGGCTGATCGAAGGCGCCCGGCGCGGCGTGCGGGCGTAG
- a CDS encoding gluconate 2-dehydrogenase subunit 3 family protein: MADDIPRRRRRPARGGSVVDQADHWDRVTAGVVLARLGPQPDARFFTPPEVAVARPLAGHLLDLPDDCPVPVLELVDQRLAEGQIDGWRYRDMPEDGDAWRRSLAGLDEDARLRHEGTGFAAIGYGDQHRLLTHVKELGSHEWYGMPASHVWSLWTRYLCAAYYAHPHAWDEIGFGGPAYPRGYLRLGLGAREPWEEPR, encoded by the coding sequence ATGGCCGACGACATCCCGCGGCGCCGACGGCGCCCCGCGCGCGGCGGCTCGGTGGTGGACCAGGCCGACCACTGGGACCGGGTGACCGCCGGGGTGGTGCTGGCCCGGCTCGGCCCCCAGCCGGACGCCCGGTTCTTCACCCCGCCCGAGGTGGCGGTGGCCCGCCCGCTCGCCGGCCACCTGCTGGACCTGCCCGACGACTGCCCGGTGCCGGTGCTGGAACTGGTCGACCAGCGGCTCGCCGAGGGCCAGATCGACGGCTGGCGGTACCGGGACATGCCCGAGGACGGCGACGCCTGGCGGCGTTCGCTGGCCGGGCTCGACGAGGACGCGCGCCTGCGCCACGAGGGCACCGGCTTCGCCGCGATCGGCTACGGCGACCAGCACCGGCTGCTGACCCACGTCAAGGAGCTGGGCTCCCACGAGTGGTACGGCATGCCGGCGAGCCATGTGTGGTCGCTGTGGACGCGTTACCTGTGCGCGGCCTACTACGCGCATCCGCACGCCTGGGACGAGATCGGCTTCGGCGGCCCCGCCTATCCGCGCGGCTATCTGCGGCTGGGCCTGGGGGCACGCGAGCCGTGGGAGGAGCCGCGGTGA
- a CDS encoding enolase C-terminal domain-like protein gives MRGTDGGGGAGRVRRVDGRLWPEPDGGPVVERLEASAYAVPTDSPAGDTTSVVLVRAYSGEVSGLGWTYAPGTTSAVVHELLAGEVIGRGALEVPAAHEAMCRAVRDAGRPGLVACALSAVDLALWDLKARLLGLPLATLLGSAVAEVPVYGSGGFTTYPDVRLATQLEGWVRGHGIGRVKIQIGQDRGGDPARDLARARHAREMIGSGAELFVDAGGAYARKQAVRVGRVLADYGVSWFEEPVPADDLAGLRVVRDALDCDVAAGEYGYDLPYFARLTQAGAVDCLQVDVTRCGGVTEWLRAAALARAHCLDVSGHRAPHAHAHVAAAVPNARHLEWFHDHVRVESLFFDGVLDPTGGTVTPGASGEPGLGLTLKEADVARYRVV, from the coding sequence ATGCGAGGCACGGACGGAGGCGGCGGGGCCGGGCGGGTGCGGCGGGTCGACGGGCGGCTGTGGCCGGAGCCGGACGGCGGGCCGGTGGTCGAGCGGCTGGAGGCGTCGGCGTACGCGGTGCCCACCGACTCCCCCGCCGGGGACACCACCAGCGTGGTGCTGGTGCGGGCGTACAGCGGCGAGGTGAGCGGGCTGGGCTGGACGTACGCGCCGGGCACCACGAGCGCGGTGGTGCACGAGCTGCTGGCCGGCGAGGTGATCGGGCGCGGGGCGCTGGAGGTGCCGGCGGCGCACGAGGCGATGTGCCGCGCGGTGCGCGACGCCGGGCGCCCGGGGCTGGTCGCGTGCGCCCTGTCGGCGGTGGACCTGGCGTTGTGGGACCTGAAGGCACGGCTGCTGGGGCTGCCGCTGGCCACGCTGCTGGGGTCGGCGGTGGCCGAGGTCCCGGTGTACGGCAGCGGGGGGTTCACCACGTATCCGGACGTGCGGCTGGCGACCCAGCTGGAGGGGTGGGTGCGCGGCCACGGCATCGGGCGGGTGAAGATCCAGATCGGTCAGGACCGGGGCGGCGATCCGGCACGGGACCTGGCCCGGGCCCGGCACGCCCGGGAGATGATCGGCTCCGGCGCCGAGTTGTTCGTGGACGCGGGCGGCGCCTACGCGCGCAAGCAGGCGGTACGGGTCGGCCGGGTGCTCGCCGACTACGGGGTGAGCTGGTTCGAGGAGCCGGTACCCGCCGACGACCTGGCCGGGCTGCGGGTGGTGCGCGACGCCCTCGACTGCGACGTGGCGGCCGGTGAGTACGGCTACGACCTGCCGTACTTCGCCCGGCTGACGCAGGCCGGCGCGGTCGACTGCCTCCAGGTGGACGTGACCCGGTGCGGTGGCGTGACCGAGTGGCTGCGCGCGGCGGCGCTGGCCCGGGCGCACTGCCTGGACGTCTCCGGCCACCGCGCCCCGCACGCCCACGCCCACGTGGCCGCCGCCGTGCCCAACGCCCGGCATCTGGAGTGGTTCCACGACCACGTGCGCGTCGAGTCGCTCTTCTTCGACGGGGTGCTCGACCCCACCGGCGGGACGGTCACCCCGGGCGCCTCCGGTGAACCGGGGCTGGGGCTGACGCTGAAGGAGGCGGACGTGGCGCGGTACCGGGTGGTGTGA